A genomic window from Streptomyces sp. WMMC940 includes:
- a CDS encoding TadE/TadG family type IV pilus assembly protein codes for MIHSGGVLRSRTGTGGDRGSVSIYVAIVLVGLLVMIGIAVDGGGKMRATERADALAQEAARAGGQQLDAGDAITADRIAVDPAAASAAALDYLRQAGANGTVAVSDGGKTLSVTVTGEYRTRFLPVIGVSGMPVTGHGSATLLHGVDAPENR; via the coding sequence ATGATTCACTCTGGCGGTGTTCTCCGTTCAAGGACGGGCACGGGAGGAGACCGCGGCAGTGTCTCCATTTACGTGGCCATCGTCCTCGTCGGTCTACTCGTCATGATCGGTATCGCCGTCGACGGCGGAGGCAAGATGCGTGCCACCGAACGCGCCGACGCCCTCGCCCAGGAGGCCGCCCGCGCCGGTGGCCAGCAACTGGACGCCGGTGACGCCATCACCGCCGACAGGATCGCCGTCGACCCGGCAGCGGCCAGTGCGGCCGCTCTCGACTACTTGCGCCAGGCCGGAGCCAATGGCACTGTCGCCGTCTCAGACGGCGGCAAGACCCTCTCCGTCACCGTGACCGGTGAATACCGCACCCGATTCCTGCCCGTCATCGGTGTGTCGGGTATGCCCGTCACCGGACATGGCAGCGCCACCCTCCTGCACGGCGTCGACGCCCCGGAGAACCGATGA
- a CDS encoding ATP/GTP-binding protein translates to MVGVPLGRNLISGAAVCCDPISWFQRANLLLNPSAFVLGKPGLGKSTVVRRQALGLAGYGVHPMVFGDLKPDYVDLIHALGGQVITLGRGRGYLNPLDTSIATSAAARLTGEARRAIIADAHGRRLNAVSALLTILRGEPPTDREETLLAAALKVLDERHSGTPVMADLLQVIKDAPEFVRSVALDRGSLSRYRDITEPLESSLTGLLGQGRLGDMFAHPTSVPMHTDRPVCFDVSSIDDSEVLLQAAALLACWTYGFSSVAAAQALADAGLEQQKHYFVILDELWRVLRAGRGLVDRVDALTRLNRQRGVGMAMITHTMSDLLALPAEEDRMKAKGFVERAGMVICGGLPGAEMPDLNQVVAMSHVEQEMITGWSTPPAWDSLAGREAPPPGRGKFLIKVGGRPGIPLQVELTDAELSINDTNRRWTT, encoded by the coding sequence ATGGTCGGAGTTCCGCTCGGCCGCAACCTGATCTCGGGCGCGGCCGTGTGCTGCGACCCGATCAGTTGGTTCCAGCGTGCCAACCTGCTCCTCAACCCCTCGGCGTTCGTCCTGGGAAAGCCCGGACTGGGCAAGAGCACGGTCGTACGCCGCCAAGCACTCGGCTTGGCGGGGTACGGCGTCCACCCCATGGTTTTCGGGGATCTGAAACCCGACTACGTCGATCTCATCCACGCGCTCGGCGGCCAGGTCATCACCCTTGGCCGAGGTCGTGGCTACCTCAACCCGCTGGACACCTCCATCGCCACCTCGGCAGCGGCCCGCCTGACCGGCGAGGCACGCCGCGCCATCATCGCAGACGCCCACGGCCGCCGGCTCAACGCCGTCTCCGCCCTGCTGACCATCCTGCGCGGCGAACCCCCCACAGACCGTGAGGAGACACTCCTCGCGGCTGCCCTCAAAGTCCTCGACGAACGGCACAGCGGCACTCCCGTCATGGCCGACCTGCTACAGGTCATCAAGGACGCCCCCGAGTTCGTGCGCTCCGTCGCCCTCGACCGCGGCAGCCTCAGCCGCTATCGCGACATCACCGAGCCGCTGGAGTCGTCCCTCACCGGGCTCCTCGGACAGGGACGGCTCGGCGACATGTTCGCCCATCCCACTTCGGTCCCCATGCACACCGACCGGCCTGTCTGTTTCGACGTGTCCTCCATCGACGATTCCGAAGTGCTCCTGCAGGCTGCCGCCCTGCTGGCCTGCTGGACCTACGGATTCAGCTCGGTCGCGGCCGCCCAAGCTCTCGCCGACGCCGGACTCGAGCAGCAGAAGCACTACTTCGTGATCCTCGACGAGCTCTGGCGCGTGCTGCGGGCCGGGCGGGGCTTGGTCGACCGCGTCGACGCCCTCACCCGCCTCAACCGGCAACGCGGTGTCGGCATGGCCATGATCACCCACACCATGTCCGACCTGCTGGCGCTGCCGGCGGAGGAGGACAGGATGAAGGCCAAGGGCTTTGTCGAACGTGCAGGCATGGTGATCTGCGGTGGGCTTCCGGGCGCGGAAATGCCTGATCTCAACCAGGTCGTCGCGATGTCGCATGTCGAACAAGAGATGATCACCGGCTGGTCGACTCCGCCAGCCTGGGACTCCCTCGCCGGGCGCGAGGCACCGCCTCCCGGACGTGGCAAGTTCCTCATCAAGGTGGGCGGACGGCCCGGCATTCCGCTGCAGGTGGAGCTCACCGACGCCGAGCTATCGATCAACGACACCAACCGCAGGTGGACGACATGA
- a CDS encoding TadE family protein, translating into MRLKYAGLAAAVRRRCSRLNDDRGDAAIEMAIILPVVVLFSFMVVQASTWYYAKQIALTAAREGVQAATAYQSTDAAGSARARTVLDRVAGDSLLAAEVSTSGSNAERVTVTVTGRAPSLLPGVDGMAVSQSASGARERWTVKP; encoded by the coding sequence GTGAGACTGAAGTACGCCGGGCTCGCGGCCGCAGTCCGTCGACGCTGCTCGCGGCTCAACGACGACCGGGGCGATGCCGCCATCGAGATGGCGATCATCCTCCCGGTGGTCGTGCTGTTCAGCTTCATGGTCGTCCAAGCCAGTACCTGGTATTACGCCAAGCAGATCGCACTCACCGCTGCCCGCGAAGGCGTGCAGGCTGCCACCGCCTACCAGTCCACGGACGCTGCGGGCAGCGCCCGTGCCCGCACCGTGCTCGACAGGGTGGCAGGGGATTCCCTGCTCGCCGCAGAGGTGTCGACATCCGGAAGCAATGCAGAACGTGTCACCGTCACGGTCACCGGGCGGGCACCCTCGCTCCTGCCCGGTGTCGACGGCATGGCCGTCTCGCAGAGCGCCTCCGGCGCGCGTGAACGCTGGACCGTGAAGCCATGA
- a CDS encoding TadE family protein, translating to MKGRRNLSDEGSTAIEAAIVTPCLLLFLLLAIAAGRIVMAGQVVDAASEDAARQASITRSPGEARESALAAARATLSGQGVHCASVDIALDTSGLGTDVGEAGTVTATVTCRVELSDLALPGVPGTRTMTSSFTSTVDQYVER from the coding sequence ATGAAGGGACGACGAAACCTCAGCGACGAGGGATCCACGGCCATCGAGGCCGCCATCGTCACCCCATGCCTGCTGTTGTTCCTGCTCCTGGCCATTGCGGCCGGACGCATTGTGATGGCGGGTCAGGTCGTCGACGCGGCCTCGGAGGACGCGGCGCGACAGGCGTCGATCACCCGCTCTCCCGGCGAGGCACGCGAAAGCGCTCTGGCTGCGGCCCGCGCCACGCTGTCCGGACAGGGAGTGCACTGTGCCTCCGTCGACATCGCGCTGGACACGAGCGGCCTCGGAACCGACGTTGGCGAAGCCGGAACCGTGACCGCCACCGTCACCTGCCGGGTGGAACTCTCCGACCTGGCCCTCCCCGGCGTCCCCGGCACGCGCACCATGACATCCAGCTTCACCAGCACGGTCGACCAGTACGTGGAGCGCTGA
- a CDS encoding LysM peptidoglycan-binding domain-containing protein, producing the protein MNARFARPRSLLADSLRFLLSLVGLTALLVGVPAVLYVAGQALFPVGLDSIGSITDLFTRQDTGAVALLVLVAVGWAGWASFALSVLLEIPAQLRGRTAPRLRGLRWNQRIASSLVGGVLVLLPTAGGAFAAEPPHTSTTSSHPPVATATVTPGQQDVTTTTSSSSQRFETSHRTYTVRDTRPADSLWSIAEQQLGDGERWTEIADLNDGRTMSDGRTFRAADPIQPGWVLYLPGKAAAQNQVENVTVHPGDTLWGIAESALGDPTRYPEIVEANEGHAMDGDGRRLTDPDVILPGWKVDLPEHGGEGQPAGPGTEKPGTKKPDASTPERPASASPSQTAEQPGAGASREAEPSATPSGTATPSSKPSSNASSSPAARPAEGAGAQASATPGDSTGSPTPSGAPSASSSPSPATPQDKAAPASVEDQALDVAALATWGGLLATGLVSVLALKRTLQRRARRAGESIALPTAPIAVPGSPVTEDAASAPSQMDPPPDLADLERRLRATENPEGVTLVDRALRTLAHHLASARRPLPELVAVRLTPTGLELWLDSPAEPIGPFTAPDLPTRWILPADTDGLLDADACREVCAPYPALATLGRDADGSLVLADLEALGVLLLPSESSAVLPVARALAAELATAPWSDDLGVLLVGLDSGITAIEEGFGRLAPAADHRAAIGEVEDWARTVRTALADAGVDSVRTARTRPFGADAWTPRIVLCADDLTADMADAARGLLEAPACAALVGAAGDVDVPGAVRLPGLSGGTITLAGTDVQLVPQHITDADYTALLGLFGITAEPPRAQAAAPMPLSADEEAELSRQPATWVRLLGTPRITGTAQEIASAAAVRLTEIAAWIALHPGKSIEALTEALWPSGVSATYRTAQLSALRRWLGAEISAGDGYILGGEIGTDWHRFQLLVRSGDLAGALDLVEDRPLDGTPPRRYAWADPVRQEMTITIVDIAARLAELRLTEGDASGARAAADRGLRVDPAAEELHRLAIKAATAMGDREAVEAYAAQVDFVTESLGTDTQPETSELLADLARRPALP; encoded by the coding sequence ATGAACGCCCGCTTCGCTCGCCCCAGGTCCCTCCTTGCCGACTCCCTCCGCTTCCTGCTGAGCCTTGTCGGTCTGACCGCGCTCCTCGTCGGAGTGCCGGCAGTTCTCTATGTCGCCGGTCAGGCCCTGTTTCCCGTCGGTCTGGACAGCATCGGATCGATCACCGACCTCTTCACCCGGCAGGACACCGGTGCCGTGGCGTTGCTCGTCCTCGTCGCGGTCGGCTGGGCCGGATGGGCGAGCTTCGCACTCTCCGTGCTGCTGGAAATCCCCGCACAGCTACGTGGTCGGACAGCACCTCGGCTGCGCGGACTGCGCTGGAACCAGCGCATCGCCTCGAGCCTGGTCGGCGGAGTTCTGGTGCTGCTCCCCACCGCCGGCGGCGCGTTCGCCGCCGAGCCCCCGCACACGTCGACCACGTCGTCCCACCCGCCTGTGGCCACGGCCACCGTGACACCCGGCCAACAGGACGTCACAACGACGACCAGCAGCTCATCCCAGCGCTTCGAGACCTCCCATCGGACCTACACGGTGCGAGACACACGTCCCGCGGACAGCCTCTGGAGCATCGCGGAACAGCAACTCGGCGACGGAGAGCGCTGGACGGAAATAGCCGACCTCAACGACGGCCGCACCATGTCCGACGGCCGCACTTTCCGCGCCGCCGACCCCATCCAGCCCGGATGGGTGCTGTATCTGCCCGGCAAGGCGGCGGCACAGAACCAGGTGGAGAATGTCACCGTTCATCCTGGGGACACCCTCTGGGGCATCGCCGAGTCCGCGCTGGGTGATCCGACCCGCTACCCCGAGATCGTCGAGGCCAACGAAGGCCATGCGATGGACGGGGACGGGCGCCGGCTCACCGACCCGGACGTGATCCTTCCCGGCTGGAAGGTCGACCTGCCCGAACATGGTGGAGAGGGCCAGCCAGCGGGGCCGGGTACCGAGAAGCCTGGCACGAAGAAGCCGGACGCCTCCACTCCCGAGAGACCGGCTTCGGCGTCCCCCTCTCAGACGGCAGAGCAACCGGGCGCAGGAGCGTCGCGAGAGGCTGAACCATCGGCCACACCGTCGGGAACGGCGACGCCGTCGTCCAAGCCGAGTTCCAACGCCTCGTCGTCGCCCGCAGCCCGTCCGGCCGAGGGCGCCGGGGCGCAGGCTTCCGCGACACCCGGAGACTCCACTGGATCACCGACGCCATCAGGTGCACCCTCCGCCTCCTCCAGCCCGTCTCCCGCCACGCCACAGGACAAAGCCGCACCGGCCTCCGTGGAGGACCAGGCCCTTGACGTGGCCGCCCTCGCGACCTGGGGCGGACTCCTCGCCACTGGGCTCGTTTCCGTACTAGCGCTCAAACGGACCCTTCAGCGACGCGCCCGGAGAGCCGGCGAGTCCATCGCTCTGCCGACCGCTCCCATCGCCGTGCCGGGAAGCCCGGTAACGGAAGACGCCGCCTCCGCGCCCTCCCAGATGGACCCGCCACCGGATCTGGCGGACCTCGAACGCCGCCTGCGCGCCACGGAAAACCCCGAAGGCGTCACGCTGGTCGACCGAGCCCTGCGGACCCTGGCCCACCACCTCGCCTCCGCGAGACGCCCGCTGCCGGAACTGGTGGCGGTGCGCCTGACTCCCACCGGGCTTGAGTTGTGGCTGGACTCACCGGCCGAACCCATCGGTCCGTTCACCGCTCCTGACCTGCCCACCCGCTGGATCCTCCCTGCCGACACCGACGGCCTCCTCGACGCGGACGCGTGCCGCGAAGTCTGCGCTCCGTATCCCGCGCTCGCCACACTCGGCCGCGACGCCGACGGCTCCCTCGTCCTGGCGGATCTCGAGGCGCTCGGCGTACTGCTCCTGCCCTCCGAGAGCAGCGCTGTCCTACCGGTCGCACGGGCACTCGCCGCCGAACTCGCCACCGCCCCGTGGAGCGACGACCTCGGCGTACTCCTGGTCGGCCTCGATTCGGGTATCACCGCCATCGAGGAAGGCTTCGGCCGTCTGGCCCCGGCCGCCGATCATCGCGCTGCCATCGGAGAAGTGGAGGACTGGGCCCGCACGGTGCGCACCGCGCTCGCCGACGCAGGCGTCGACTCCGTACGCACTGCCCGCACGCGGCCCTTCGGCGCCGACGCGTGGACTCCCCGCATCGTGCTGTGCGCGGATGACCTCACGGCCGACATGGCGGACGCCGCACGTGGCCTCCTCGAGGCTCCTGCATGCGCCGCTCTCGTGGGCGCGGCCGGAGACGTGGACGTTCCCGGGGCCGTACGCCTTCCCGGTCTGTCCGGCGGCACGATCACCCTCGCCGGAACCGACGTCCAGCTCGTTCCCCAGCACATCACCGACGCCGACTACACCGCGCTGCTCGGCCTCTTCGGCATCACGGCCGAGCCGCCCCGCGCCCAGGCCGCAGCGCCGATGCCCCTGTCCGCAGACGAAGAAGCGGAACTCTCCCGGCAGCCGGCGACCTGGGTGCGCCTGCTCGGCACGCCGAGGATCACCGGCACCGCGCAGGAGATCGCCTCAGCCGCCGCAGTACGGCTGACCGAGATAGCCGCGTGGATCGCGCTCCATCCGGGGAAGTCCATCGAGGCTCTCACCGAAGCCCTGTGGCCCAGCGGGGTCTCGGCGACGTACCGCACTGCCCAGCTCTCCGCCTTGCGCCGTTGGCTGGGGGCGGAGATTAGTGCTGGCGACGGCTACATCCTGGGCGGCGAGATCGGCACTGACTGGCACCGGTTCCAGCTCCTTGTCCGTAGCGGTGACCTGGCCGGAGCCCTGGACCTGGTCGAGGACCGCCCGCTGGACGGCACACCACCACGCCGCTATGCCTGGGCCGATCCCGTTCGCCAGGAAATGACGATCACCATCGTCGACATCGCCGCCCGCCTGGCCGAACTCCGTCTCACTGAAGGCGATGCGTCCGGTGCCCGCGCTGCCGCCGACCGCGGTCTGAGAGTCGACCCCGCCGCTGAAGAACTCCACCGTCTGGCCATCAAGGCCGCGACCGCCATGGGAGACCGGGAAGCCGTAGAGGCGTACGCCGCCCAGGTCGACTTCGTCACCGAGTCCCTCGGCACCGACACACAGCCCGAGACGTCCGAGCTCCTCGCCGATCTGGCCCGCCGTCCGGCGCTGCCCTGA
- a CDS encoding peptidoglycan DD-metalloendopeptidase family protein — protein MLLGGLLGGGGEPAQASELKEGAVPAAYRAWVLKAGSMCEEITAPVIAAQIQQESGWDPDAQSYQYVKDPETGRTIKVPLAQGISQFIPGTWKTWGRDDDKNGRISPFDPGDAIMAQGRFDCALARQMKGYVEDGVASGDVLDLTLAGYNAGPYAVKQYGGIPPYTETRNYVRSIKALMAKYTEDLEEGGGGTVPAGQKLAAPLKGRPVISSPYGVNRPGSAYGYHTGIDFAVASGTPVYAAGAGTVTFSGWNSAYGNRVVVKHKSRDGRTVETTYNHLSARSVAKGATVQVGMLVGHSGNTGNSTGPHLHFELLTGGQFTNPAPWIGL, from the coding sequence GTGCTACTTGGGGGACTGCTGGGCGGCGGCGGTGAACCGGCTCAGGCCAGCGAACTCAAAGAAGGTGCCGTCCCGGCGGCCTACCGCGCGTGGGTACTCAAAGCCGGATCGATGTGCGAGGAGATCACTGCGCCTGTGATCGCCGCCCAGATCCAGCAGGAGTCCGGCTGGGATCCCGATGCCCAGTCCTACCAGTACGTGAAGGACCCCGAGACCGGACGGACGATCAAAGTGCCTCTCGCTCAGGGAATCTCCCAGTTCATCCCAGGCACGTGGAAGACGTGGGGCAGGGACGACGACAAGAACGGACGGATCAGCCCCTTCGACCCGGGGGACGCGATCATGGCGCAGGGGCGCTTCGACTGTGCGCTGGCACGGCAGATGAAAGGCTACGTCGAGGACGGGGTGGCATCCGGCGACGTCCTGGATCTCACCCTGGCCGGTTACAACGCGGGGCCCTACGCAGTGAAGCAGTACGGCGGCATCCCGCCTTACACCGAAACCCGCAACTACGTAAGGTCGATCAAAGCGCTCATGGCCAAGTACACCGAGGATCTCGAGGAGGGCGGGGGCGGCACCGTTCCCGCAGGCCAGAAGCTCGCTGCTCCCCTGAAGGGCAGGCCGGTCATATCGTCGCCATACGGGGTGAATCGACCGGGCAGCGCCTACGGCTATCACACCGGCATCGACTTCGCGGTGGCCTCCGGCACGCCCGTGTATGCGGCTGGCGCAGGGACGGTGACGTTTTCGGGGTGGAACAGCGCCTACGGGAACCGTGTCGTCGTCAAACACAAAAGTCGGGACGGCAGGACCGTGGAGACGACGTACAACCACCTGAGCGCCCGGAGCGTGGCCAAGGGAGCGACCGTTCAGGTGGGAATGCTCGTCGGCCACTCGGGGAACACGGGCAATTCCACCGGCCCCCACCTCCACTTCGAGCTGTTGACCGGAGGGCAGTTCACCAACCCCGCACCTTGGATCGGGCTGTGA
- a CDS encoding type IV secretory system conjugative DNA transfer family protein: MTATEGKRGPSSEIGPFLFLGTLLTLVLGVVGCWGAAAAGAELTGAESPPANPFAYALGLVTGSAHWPGAGATVVAAAEGLLVLLVAVVVIRAVLSQNARPKIDRTARHLGRGKDLDKLSAAGAAATAARLGTKADQPGVFIGRTLTGGRPLYGSFEDMHIDIWGPRTGKTTRRAIPAICDAPGSVLVTSNKRDVVDATRGVREAMGKVWVFDPQGRAGEPPTWWWNPLSYVTDVSKARKMASHFALGSRDSGAKTDAFFEPAGQDLLANLLLAAAESKAPITQVYTWLTRPKDGAPVRILRTHGHALAADSVEGVVTAPEKQRGGIYGTAMQMASCLVNPAVHPWITQGSGLAKRPEFAPADFVRDDLGTLYSLSREGKDSAGPLVTALTVAVVEAAEEAATLQPGGRLQVPLLGVLDEAANVCRWADLPDLYSHYGSRGIILMTILQSWAQGIEVWGEKGMEKLWSAANIRVYGGGVSDTRFLNDLSQLAGEFEAETVSVSYQPAQQGMGLFANRSTSHTSRRERVLDVADLGAMPPGRALVLASGTQPVLVETVPWWESAHAEAVRASLAAHDPGVRP; the protein is encoded by the coding sequence ATGACCGCCACGGAAGGAAAGCGAGGGCCTTCCTCGGAGATCGGCCCCTTCCTCTTCCTCGGCACTCTGCTCACGCTCGTGCTCGGAGTCGTTGGCTGCTGGGGAGCAGCTGCCGCCGGAGCCGAGCTGACTGGTGCGGAGAGCCCTCCCGCTAATCCGTTCGCTTACGCCCTCGGGCTGGTCACCGGATCCGCTCACTGGCCAGGCGCAGGGGCTACCGTTGTTGCCGCCGCCGAGGGTCTGCTCGTACTCCTCGTTGCTGTCGTTGTCATCCGGGCCGTGCTCAGCCAGAACGCGAGGCCGAAGATCGACCGCACGGCACGCCACCTGGGCCGCGGAAAGGATCTCGACAAACTCAGTGCGGCCGGCGCGGCTGCGACGGCGGCTCGCCTCGGGACGAAGGCCGACCAGCCCGGTGTGTTCATCGGCCGCACGCTCACCGGCGGTCGTCCGCTGTACGGCAGCTTTGAGGACATGCACATAGACATATGGGGCCCGCGTACCGGCAAGACGACCCGACGTGCCATCCCGGCCATTTGCGACGCCCCCGGATCAGTGCTGGTCACATCCAACAAACGAGACGTCGTCGATGCCACTCGAGGCGTACGGGAGGCCATGGGCAAGGTGTGGGTGTTCGACCCGCAAGGCCGCGCGGGAGAGCCCCCCACATGGTGGTGGAATCCGCTGTCTTATGTCACCGATGTCTCCAAGGCCCGCAAGATGGCCTCTCACTTCGCCCTCGGGTCACGCGACAGCGGAGCCAAGACCGATGCGTTCTTCGAGCCAGCCGGCCAAGACCTCCTCGCCAACCTCCTGCTCGCGGCAGCCGAGTCCAAGGCGCCCATCACTCAGGTCTACACCTGGTTGACCAGGCCGAAGGACGGCGCCCCCGTACGTATCCTGCGTACACACGGCCATGCCCTCGCCGCAGATTCCGTCGAAGGCGTGGTCACCGCGCCAGAAAAGCAACGCGGCGGCATCTATGGCACCGCGATGCAGATGGCGTCCTGCCTGGTGAACCCGGCCGTGCATCCGTGGATCACCCAGGGCAGCGGCCTGGCCAAGCGGCCTGAGTTCGCCCCCGCCGATTTCGTCCGCGACGATCTCGGCACGCTGTACTCCCTCTCCCGCGAGGGCAAGGACTCCGCGGGGCCGCTTGTGACGGCGCTGACCGTCGCCGTCGTGGAGGCTGCGGAAGAGGCGGCGACCCTCCAGCCCGGGGGGCGGCTTCAGGTCCCCCTGCTCGGGGTGCTCGACGAGGCGGCCAACGTCTGCCGCTGGGCAGACCTTCCCGACCTGTACTCCCACTACGGCTCGCGCGGCATCATCCTCATGACGATCCTCCAGTCCTGGGCCCAGGGAATCGAGGTCTGGGGCGAGAAGGGGATGGAGAAGCTCTGGTCAGCGGCCAACATCCGGGTGTACGGCGGCGGCGTCTCCGACACTCGGTTTCTCAACGATCTGTCCCAGCTTGCCGGGGAGTTCGAGGCCGAGACCGTCTCGGTCTCCTACCAGCCCGCCCAGCAGGGTATGGGACTGTTCGCCAACCGCTCTACCAGCCACACCTCGCGCCGCGAGCGGGTATTGGACGTGGCCGATCTGGGGGCCATGCCTCCCGGACGTGCCCTGGTGCTGGCTTCCGGCACTCAGCCCGTTCTCGTCGAGACTGTCCCATGGTGGGAGTCAGCCCATGCCGAGGCTGTCCGCGCCTCTCTGGCGGCGCACGATCCAGGGGTGCGGCCGTGA
- a CDS encoding type I restriction-modification system subunit M N-terminal domain-containing protein, whose protein sequence is MSALGSFIWSIADQLRGPYRPNQYGTVVLPFTILRRLARNGSAHQ, encoded by the coding sequence GTGAGCGCGCTCGGTAGCTTCATCTGGTCTATCGCTGACCAACTTCGGGGCCCCTATCGCCCCAACCAGTACGGGACAGTGGTCCTCCCGTTCACGATCCTGCGACGGCTCGCACGAAACGGCTCAGCGCATCAGTGA
- a CDS encoding DUF4913 domain-containing protein, with protein sequence MSDSLDEPEPVFSSLDEFVTDYLAQMIRRRVNGTMLTWCPAWWKHAEAISRLDAIWRAWEHLRLDENLGMSTWWLYHCDPHLNALMDADTGPFSACSPTDGHTPYPHPPLPLEPSDPMLWVESPFKR encoded by the coding sequence GTGAGTGACTCGTTGGACGAGCCCGAGCCGGTCTTCTCCTCCTTGGACGAGTTCGTCACCGACTACCTCGCTCAGATGATCCGTCGGCGTGTCAACGGCACCATGCTGACGTGGTGCCCGGCGTGGTGGAAGCACGCCGAGGCCATCTCCCGGCTCGACGCGATATGGCGGGCCTGGGAGCATCTGCGCCTGGACGAGAATCTCGGCATGTCGACGTGGTGGCTCTATCACTGCGATCCCCATCTGAATGCCCTAATGGACGCCGACACCGGTCCCTTCTCGGCATGCTCCCCCACCGATGGGCACACCCCCTATCCACACCCGCCGCTTCCTCTGGAGCCGTCGGATCCGATGCTGTGGGTGGAAAGCCCTTTCAAGCGATGA
- a CDS encoding SCO6880 family protein: MPWATRRTARDQVAASEISGPRTYGNWRKPTSPGIHGLGMAGTMVLLGGMVLVVISMLISTWLALGFAVAVGLSLVPLLLRDAHGRNGLQRFTARVAFRNGRKTGKNVYRSGPLGRTEYGTCQLPGLAAQSTLTEAVDAHGRPFALLSIPSVNHHTAVLQCDADGASLVDTEQVDTWVAYWGQWLAALAYEPNLVGCSVTIESAPDPGIRLEREVSGNIDPQAPDLAQTVLREVVQTYPAGSATLTTRVALTYSGAAAPGQKRRDAEGMAAEIGLRLPGLSSNLSMTGAGPATPMTASGLAEAVRVAYDPSVAVLVEEARSSGGSGITWDEAGPIAAEESWDHYRHDGAFSITWSMSEAPRGEVFSSVLTSLLLPHPDISRKRVTMLYRPHDPASAARVVERDRKDALFKAQQAKVENARDSVAVRAAEQAAREEATGAGVIRFGMLVTATVTQRDELERAAAAISNISAPARVALRRVYGSQASAFAAGLPLGIVLPHHLRVPQAVRDAM; the protein is encoded by the coding sequence ATGCCGTGGGCAACACGGCGGACGGCGAGGGACCAAGTGGCAGCAAGTGAGATCAGCGGGCCGCGTACGTACGGCAACTGGCGAAAGCCCACCTCGCCCGGTATCCACGGACTCGGTATGGCCGGGACGATGGTTTTGCTCGGCGGCATGGTGCTCGTCGTCATCTCCATGCTCATCTCGACCTGGCTCGCCTTGGGCTTCGCCGTTGCCGTAGGCCTCTCCCTCGTGCCGCTGTTGCTGAGGGATGCGCACGGCCGCAACGGGCTGCAGCGCTTCACGGCCCGTGTCGCCTTCCGTAACGGTCGCAAGACCGGCAAGAACGTGTACCGGTCGGGACCGCTCGGCCGGACCGAATACGGCACATGCCAGCTTCCAGGTCTCGCGGCCCAGTCCACGCTCACCGAGGCTGTCGATGCACATGGCCGCCCCTTCGCCCTGCTTTCCATACCCTCCGTGAATCACCACACCGCCGTACTGCAGTGCGACGCTGACGGCGCCTCGCTCGTTGACACCGAGCAGGTTGACACCTGGGTGGCCTACTGGGGCCAATGGCTAGCGGCCCTGGCCTACGAGCCGAACCTGGTGGGGTGTTCGGTGACGATCGAGTCTGCCCCCGACCCCGGTATCCGCTTGGAGCGTGAGGTCAGCGGCAATATCGACCCCCAGGCGCCCGACCTCGCTCAGACAGTGCTGCGCGAGGTCGTCCAGACCTATCCGGCCGGCTCCGCCACGCTTACTACACGTGTCGCGCTCACCTACTCGGGCGCGGCTGCGCCGGGGCAGAAGCGCCGTGATGCCGAGGGCATGGCTGCGGAGATCGGTCTACGCCTGCCCGGCCTGTCCTCCAACCTGTCCATGACCGGCGCCGGCCCGGCCACACCGATGACCGCCTCCGGTCTCGCCGAGGCGGTGCGCGTGGCCTACGACCCGTCTGTCGCCGTTCTGGTGGAAGAAGCCCGGAGCTCGGGCGGCTCTGGGATCACATGGGACGAGGCCGGTCCCATCGCTGCGGAGGAGTCGTGGGACCACTACCGACACGATGGTGCATTCTCCATCACATGGTCTATGAGCGAGGCTCCCAGGGGAGAGGTGTTCTCCTCCGTGCTGACTTCCCTGCTGCTGCCGCACCCTGACATCAGCCGCAAGCGGGTCACCATGCTCTACCGTCCCCACGATCCCGCCTCCGCCGCTCGCGTCGTCGAACGAGACCGCAAAGATGCGCTGTTCAAGGCTCAGCAGGCCAAGGTGGAGAACGCGAGGGACTCCGTGGCCGTGCGTGCCGCAGAGCAGGCGGCGCGGGAAGAGGCAACCGGAGCAGGCGTCATCCGCTTCGGGATGCTCGTCACAGCGACCGTGACCCAACGGGACGAACTCGAGCGTGCGGCAGCGGCGATCAGCAACATCTCCGCTCCTGCCCGAGTGGCGCTGCGCCGTGTGTACGGCTCCCAGGCCTCGGCCTTCGCCGCCGGTCTGCCGTTGGGAATCGTGCTGCCTCACCATCTGCGCGTGCCGCAAGCGGTACGCGACGCCATGTGA